In Rhineura floridana isolate rRhiFlo1 chromosome 6, rRhiFlo1.hap2, whole genome shotgun sequence, one genomic interval encodes:
- the LOC133386495 gene encoding zinc finger protein ubi-d4-like, protein MAAVVQNVVKLLGEQYYKDAMEQCHNYNARLCAERSVRLPFLDSQTGVAQSNCYIWMEKRHRGPGLASGQLYSYPARRWRKRRRAHPPEDPRLSFPSIKPGREPATYNLLGSDAEGVVRGQPS, encoded by the coding sequence ATGGCGGCGGTGGTACAGAATGTGGTGAAGCTCCTCGGCGAGCAATATTATAAGGACGCCATGGAACAGTGCCACAACTACAATGCCCGCCTGTGTGCCGAGAGGAGTGTCCGGTTGCCCTTCCTGGACTCGCAGACTGGAGTGGCTCAGAGCAACTGCTACATTTGGATGGAGAAGCGACACAGGGGGCCAGGCTTGGCATCTGGCCAGCTCTATTCCTACCCGGCTCGACGCTGGCGGAAAAGACGTCGTGCTCACCCTCCTGAGGATCCAAGGCTTTCCTTCCCTTCCATTAAACCAGGAAGAGAACCAGCAACTTACAACTTGCTTGGGAGTGATGCAGAAGGGGTAGTCAGAGGGCAGCCCTCGTGA